One Halostagnicola kamekurae DNA segment encodes these proteins:
- a CDS encoding 30S ribosomal protein S9, with protein sequence MVTNTSGKKKTAVARATVQDGEGRVRINSQPVELVEPEMSRLKMLEPFRIAGDDLRDGVDIDVRVEGGGISGQADAVRTAIARGIVQHANDAELRDAYMEFDRSLLVNDVRQSEPKKWGGPGARARYQKSYR encoded by the coding sequence ATGGTAACGAACACAAGTGGTAAGAAGAAGACCGCGGTCGCTCGGGCGACCGTTCAAGACGGCGAAGGTCGCGTCAGAATCAACTCCCAGCCGGTCGAGCTGGTCGAGCCGGAGATGTCCCGGCTCAAGATGCTCGAACCGTTCCGCATCGCCGGCGACGACCTCCGGGACGGAGTCGATATCGACGTTCGCGTCGAGGGTGGCGGCATCAGCGGGCAGGCAGACGCCGTCCGAACCGCCATCGCTCGCGGGATCGTCCAGCACGCAAACGACGCCGAACTCCGAGACGCCTACATGGAGTTCGATCGGTCGTTGCTCGTCAACGACGTTCGCCAGTCCGAACCCAAAAAGTGGGGCGGCCCGGGCGCTCGGGCGCGCTACCAGAAGTCCTACCGCTAA
- the eno gene encoding phosphopyruvate hydratase, protein MTLITDVRLRRILDSRGNPTVEADVLTESGGFGRAAAPSGASTGEYEAIERPASEAIAAAREHAVPRLVGEVYAGNQREVDGALRAADGTDDFSKIGANSAVAISMAAAKAGADVLGAPLFQHLGGTFRGRDFPTPLGNVVGGGEHAADATDIQEFLSAPVGAPSVADAVFANAAVHAKVSDLLAERGVACGKGDEGAWAPSIDDDEAFELVDEAVSAVSEEVGFEIGFGLDVAAAEMYDDEAGVYEYSDTTCTTDEQIEYIATLVDEYDLVYVEDPLDENDYGAFAELTDRVGDKTLVCGDDLFVTNTERLATGIDRGAANSILIKPNQIGTLTDAFDAIELATEHGYDSVVSHRSGETEDATIAHLAVATDAPFIKTGAVGGERTAKLNELIRIADDAT, encoded by the coding sequence ATGACGCTCATCACCGACGTTCGCCTCCGACGGATCCTCGACTCGCGGGGGAACCCGACCGTCGAGGCCGACGTGCTGACCGAAAGCGGCGGGTTCGGTCGCGCCGCAGCTCCATCGGGGGCAAGTACGGGCGAGTACGAAGCGATCGAGCGCCCGGCCAGCGAGGCGATCGCTGCGGCGCGCGAACACGCCGTGCCGCGACTCGTCGGTGAGGTCTACGCGGGGAACCAGCGCGAAGTCGACGGCGCGCTCCGCGCGGCCGACGGAACGGACGACTTCTCGAAGATCGGTGCGAACAGCGCCGTCGCCATCTCGATGGCCGCGGCGAAAGCGGGGGCCGACGTGCTCGGCGCGCCGCTGTTCCAGCATCTCGGCGGGACCTTTCGGGGCCGGGACTTCCCGACGCCGCTCGGGAACGTCGTCGGCGGCGGCGAACACGCCGCCGACGCGACCGACATCCAGGAGTTCCTCTCCGCACCCGTCGGCGCGCCGAGCGTCGCCGACGCCGTCTTCGCGAACGCGGCCGTCCACGCGAAGGTATCGGACCTGCTGGCGGAACGCGGCGTCGCCTGCGGCAAGGGCGACGAGGGCGCGTGGGCACCGTCGATCGACGACGACGAGGCGTTCGAACTCGTCGACGAGGCCGTCTCTGCCGTCTCCGAGGAAGTCGGCTTCGAGATCGGTTTCGGACTCGACGTCGCCGCCGCGGAGATGTACGACGACGAAGCCGGCGTCTACGAGTACAGCGATACGACCTGTACGACCGACGAGCAGATCGAGTACATCGCGACGCTCGTCGACGAATACGATCTCGTCTACGTCGAGGATCCGCTCGACGAGAACGACTACGGGGCGTTCGCCGAGCTGACCGACAGGGTCGGAGACAAGACGCTCGTCTGCGGTGACGATCTGTTCGTCACCAACACCGAGCGACTCGCCACCGGCATCGACCGCGGCGCGGCAAACAGCATCCTGATCAAGCCGAACCAGATCGGGACGCTCACCGACGCCTTCGACGCGATCGAACTCGCGACCGAGCACGGCTACGATTCGGTCGTTTCCCACCGGTCGGGCGAGACCGAAGACGCGACGATTGCACACCTCGCCGTCGCGACCGACGCCCCGTTCATCAAGACGGGTGCCGTCGGCGGCGAGCGAACCGCAAAGTTAAACGAGCTTATCAGAATCGCAGACGACGCGACATGA
- a CDS encoding DNA-directed RNA polymerase subunit D produces MTAEYDVEFVETGDRKARFLVRGVTPAFANGLRRAMVADVPTMAIDEVRFIENSSVMFDEQLALRLGLVPLTTPPEGEFVDGDTVTLSIDVEGPRTAYSGDLVSSDSLVQPAEDNVPIIDLKDDQRLEAEADAVVERGKDHAKHQGGVAVGYRHLQRVTVDGDLPEFEDEQSRIVRGVIEDDGELIPTSEFDDDLSNRYPGKEVTVEDVPNAFVFHVETDGSFTVAELVTRAVDTLEARATELEEAVQL; encoded by the coding sequence ATGACCGCAGAGTACGACGTCGAGTTCGTCGAAACCGGGGATCGAAAGGCTCGATTCCTCGTCCGCGGGGTCACCCCCGCGTTCGCGAACGGCCTCCGTCGAGCGATGGTCGCCGACGTGCCGACGATGGCCATCGACGAGGTCCGCTTTATCGAGAACTCGTCGGTGATGTTCGACGAACAGCTCGCGCTTCGACTCGGGCTCGTCCCGCTTACGACTCCGCCCGAAGGCGAGTTCGTCGACGGCGACACCGTCACGCTCTCGATCGACGTCGAGGGACCGCGAACGGCGTACTCGGGCGATCTCGTCTCGAGTGACAGCCTCGTCCAGCCGGCCGAGGACAACGTTCCGATCATCGACCTCAAAGACGACCAGCGTCTCGAGGCCGAGGCCGACGCCGTCGTCGAGCGCGGGAAAGACCACGCCAAACATCAGGGCGGCGTGGCCGTCGGCTACCGCCATCTCCAGCGCGTCACCGTCGACGGCGACCTCCCCGAGTTCGAGGACGAACAGTCCCGGATCGTTCGCGGCGTCATCGAGGACGACGGCGAACTGATCCCGACCAGCGAGTTCGACGACGACCTGTCGAACCGGTATCCCGGCAAGGAAGTGACCGTCGAAGACGTGCCGAACGCCTTCGTCTTCCACGTCGAGACCGACGGATCGTTCACCGTCGCCGAACTCGTCACGCGAGCCGTCGACACGCTCGAGGCCCGCGCGACGGAACTCGAAGAAGCAGTACAGCTATAA
- a CDS encoding 30S ribosomal protein S4, protein MPLGTDTKNYETPNHPYQGERIASEHSLLDRYGLTNKEELWRAQSQLRSYRREARDLLAQSQDEAAVARRTEEFLGRLARVGYLDEADELGDVLSLEIEDVLERRLQTIVYRNGLANTPQQARQFISHGHVVVGDRRHTIPSYVVDVDEEDDVEFDENSPLADELHPERAEEQ, encoded by the coding sequence ATGCCACTCGGAACGGACACCAAAAACTACGAGACGCCGAACCATCCCTACCAGGGCGAGCGCATCGCAAGCGAGCACTCGCTGCTCGATCGCTACGGCCTGACGAACAAAGAAGAGCTCTGGCGTGCACAGTCCCAGCTTCGCTCCTACCGGCGCGAGGCCCGTGACCTGCTCGCACAGTCACAGGACGAGGCGGCAGTCGCCCGACGAACCGAGGAGTTCCTCGGCCGACTCGCCCGCGTCGGCTACCTCGACGAGGCCGACGAACTCGGCGACGTCCTCTCCTTAGAGATCGAGGACGTTCTCGAGCGTCGTCTTCAAACCATCGTCTACCGGAACGGACTGGCGAACACGCCACAGCAGGCCCGTCAGTTCATCAGTCACGGCCACGTCGTCGTCGGCGACCGTCGACACACGATACCGTCGTACGTCGTCGACGTCGACGAGGAAGACGACGTCGAATTCGACGAGAACAGTCCACTCGCGGACGAACTCCACCCAGAACGAGCGGAGGAACAATAA
- a CDS encoding DNA-directed RNA polymerase subunit N has product MMVPVRCFTCGNVVAEHWEEFDERANEGDEDPEAVLDELGVERYCCRRMLVSHRDLVDVVSPYQ; this is encoded by the coding sequence ATGATGGTACCGGTCCGGTGTTTCACGTGTGGTAACGTCGTCGCCGAACACTGGGAAGAATTCGACGAACGAGCGAACGAGGGAGACGAGGATCCGGAAGCAGTGCTCGACGAACTCGGTGTCGAGCGCTACTGCTGTCGGCGCATGCTCGTCTCACACCGCGACCTCGTCGACGTCGTCTCACCATACCAGTAA
- a CDS encoding DNA-directed RNA polymerase subunit K, whose translation MQQQHHNRYEKARILGARALQVSYGAPVLIDTDQTEPILVAAEEYDADALPFTVKRGKQ comes from the coding sequence ATGCAACAGCAACACCACAACCGATACGAGAAGGCACGAATTCTCGGCGCTCGAGCACTGCAGGTGTCGTATGGAGCGCCCGTTCTGATCGACACCGACCAGACCGAGCCGATTCTCGTCGCCGCCGAAGAGTACGACGCCGACGCACTGCCGTTTACGGTCAAACGAGGGAAGCAATGA
- a CDS encoding isopentenyl phosphate kinase, translating to MSATILKLGGSVITDKERPETLDGPALERSAAAVASALEGGSLTDGLVVVHGGGSFGHHHASEHGVTTTEGTDEIEAVVDIHGAMETLNQFVLSRLHAQDVPAVPVHPFSTASRDETGALSLPTAQIEAMLEAGFVPVLYGDIIATAGAGVTIISGDELVTELARALGADRVGLCSTVPGVLDDDGAVVDRITSFEDVDAILGESEATDVTGGMAGKVRTLLELEAPASIFGLESIDSFLAGQRVGTSIE from the coding sequence ATGAGCGCGACGATCCTGAAACTCGGCGGCAGCGTCATCACCGACAAGGAACGACCGGAAACCCTCGACGGACCGGCCCTCGAGCGGTCGGCGGCCGCGGTCGCTTCTGCACTCGAGGGGGGGTCGCTCACGGACGGGCTGGTCGTCGTTCACGGCGGCGGCAGCTTCGGCCACCACCACGCGAGCGAACACGGGGTCACGACGACCGAGGGGACAGACGAGATCGAGGCGGTGGTCGACATCCACGGCGCGATGGAGACGCTCAATCAGTTCGTCCTCTCCCGACTCCACGCACAGGACGTGCCCGCCGTTCCCGTCCATCCGTTTTCGACTGCCTCCCGAGACGAGACGGGCGCGCTCTCGCTGCCGACCGCACAGATCGAGGCGATGCTCGAGGCGGGGTTCGTCCCGGTACTCTACGGCGACATCATCGCGACAGCGGGGGCGGGAGTGACGATCATCAGCGGCGACGAACTGGTCACGGAACTCGCTCGAGCGCTCGGCGCGGACCGCGTCGGACTCTGTTCGACCGTTCCTGGCGTGCTCGACGACGACGGCGCCGTCGTCGATCGGATCACGTCGTTCGAAGACGTCGACGCGATCCTCGGCGAGAGCGAGGCGACGGACGTGACCGGCGGCATGGCGGGAAAGGTCCGGACGCTGCTCGAACTCGAGGCTCCCGCCTCGATTTTCGGGCTCGAGTCGATCGACTCGTTTCTGGCCGGCCAGAGAGTCGGAACGTCCATCGAGTGA
- a CDS encoding thiamine-phosphate synthase family protein, whose protein sequence is MSLVLPSELVVDRFLPTVRAMLARRLSERGMTQNEIAIELSVTQAAISKYVAGEASGEERFRTDPDTVATVDRLAEGIHTGEMDGYDALAELLALIQRLEDRGPICELHEEEMPELQGLGCDLCVRGLDTDVRAEREVLADVRSAARTLATISGMAEYVPNVGTNVGMALPDASDETDVAAIPGRIYSMSGRVEVPANPEFGASSHVATAVLAANTVDPEIRGAINIATDDRLLEAASELGYDPLEFDASYEERADRLETRFAEASGVPRVAYHRGAFGIEPITFVFGATATDAAARLHELVEIASG, encoded by the coding sequence ATGTCGCTGGTCCTGCCGAGCGAACTCGTCGTCGACCGATTCCTTCCGACGGTCAGGGCGATGCTCGCGAGACGGCTCTCCGAACGTGGGATGACCCAGAACGAGATCGCGATCGAACTGAGCGTCACCCAGGCCGCGATCAGCAAGTACGTCGCCGGGGAGGCGAGCGGCGAGGAACGGTTCCGGACCGATCCGGATACGGTGGCGACGGTCGACCGACTCGCCGAGGGCATCCACACCGGCGAGATGGACGGCTACGACGCCCTCGCCGAACTCCTCGCGTTGATCCAGCGCCTCGAGGATCGAGGCCCCATCTGCGAACTTCACGAGGAGGAGATGCCCGAACTGCAGGGACTCGGCTGTGACCTCTGCGTTCGCGGGCTCGACACGGACGTTCGGGCCGAACGCGAGGTCCTCGCGGACGTCCGATCGGCCGCGCGCACGCTCGCAACCATTTCCGGTATGGCCGAGTACGTTCCGAACGTCGGAACCAACGTCGGAATGGCCCTCCCGGACGCGAGCGACGAAACCGACGTCGCCGCGATTCCCGGCCGAATCTACTCGATGAGCGGGCGCGTCGAGGTGCCGGCCAATCCCGAGTTCGGCGCCTCGAGCCACGTCGCGACGGCCGTGCTCGCAGCGAACACGGTCGATCCGGAAATCCGCGGCGCGATCAACATCGCGACAGACGACCGCTTACTCGAGGCCGCGAGCGAACTCGGATACGATCCGCTCGAGTTCGACGCCAGTTACGAGGAGCGGGCGGATCGCCTCGAGACGCGCTTCGCCGAAGCGAGTGGCGTTCCCCGCGTCGCATACCACCGCGGCGCGTTCGGCATCGAGCCGATCACGTTCGTCTTCGGCGCGACGGCGACCGACGCCGCCGCCCGACTGCACGAACTCGTCGAAATCGCCTCGGGCTAA
- a CDS encoding ribonuclease J has translation MEIEIATIGGYEEVGRQMTAVRAGNDVVIFDMGLNLSKVLIHDNVETERMHSLDLIDMGAIPDDRIMSELEGDVQAIVPTHGHLDHIGAISKLAHRYNAPVVATPFTIELVKQQIEGEQKFGVENDLVKMSAGETMTIGDEGVELEFVNVTHSIIDAINPVLHTPEGAIVYGLDKRMDHTPVVGDPIDMKRFREIGREGEGVLCYIEDCTNANKKGRTPSENVAREHLRDVLYSMEDYDGGIVATTFSSHISRVTSLVEFAKDIGRQPVLLGRSMEKYSGTAERLDFVDFPDDLGMFGHRKSVDRTFKRIMNEGKENFLPVVTGHQGEPRAMLTRMARGETPYELDDGDKVVFSARVIPEPTNEGQRYQAERLLGMQGARIYDEIHVSGHLNQEGHYTMLDALEPQNIIPAHQDLKGLSGYVNLCQGEGYKLGRDLHVSSNGNLIQLVD, from the coding sequence ATGGAAATCGAAATTGCAACTATTGGCGGTTACGAAGAAGTCGGACGGCAGATGACTGCCGTTCGCGCCGGAAACGACGTCGTCATCTTCGACATGGGTCTGAACCTCTCGAAGGTTCTCATCCACGACAACGTCGAAACCGAACGGATGCACAGCCTCGATCTGATCGACATGGGAGCGATCCCCGACGATCGGATCATGTCCGAACTCGAGGGCGACGTCCAGGCGATCGTCCCGACACACGGCCACCTCGACCACATCGGTGCCATCTCGAAGCTGGCTCACCGATACAACGCGCCGGTCGTCGCGACGCCGTTTACGATCGAACTGGTCAAACAGCAGATCGAAGGCGAACAGAAGTTCGGCGTCGAGAACGACCTCGTCAAGATGAGCGCCGGCGAGACGATGACCATCGGCGACGAGGGCGTCGAACTCGAATTCGTCAACGTGACCCACTCGATCATCGACGCGATCAACCCGGTCCTCCACACGCCCGAGGGCGCGATCGTCTACGGCCTCGACAAGCGCATGGACCACACGCCGGTCGTGGGCGACCCGATCGACATGAAGCGGTTCCGAGAGATCGGCCGCGAAGGCGAAGGCGTTCTCTGTTACATCGAGGACTGTACCAACGCGAACAAGAAGGGGAGAACGCCCTCCGAGAACGTCGCGCGCGAACACCTCCGCGACGTCCTCTACAGCATGGAGGACTACGACGGCGGAATCGTAGCGACGACGTTCTCGAGTCACATTTCGCGCGTGACCAGCCTCGTCGAGTTCGCCAAGGACATCGGACGTCAGCCGGTCTTGCTGGGCCGGTCGATGGAGAAGTACTCCGGAACCGCAGAGCGACTCGACTTCGTCGACTTCCCGGACGATCTGGGCATGTTCGGCCACCGCAAGTCAGTCGATCGGACGTTCAAACGGATCATGAACGAAGGCAAGGAGAACTTCCTCCCCGTCGTGACCGGCCACCAGGGCGAACCGCGTGCGATGCTCACCCGTATGGCCCGGGGCGAAACGCCGTACGAACTGGACGACGGCGACAAAGTCGTCTTCTCCGCTCGGGTTATCCCGGAGCCGACGAACGAGGGCCAGCGGTATCAGGCCGAACGCCTGCTCGGTATGCAGGGCGCGCGAATCTACGACGAGATCCACGTGTCCGGCCACCTCAACCAGGAAGGTCACTACACGATGCTCGACGCGCTCGAGCCACAGAACATCATCCCGGCCCACCAGGACCTCAAGGGACTGTCGGGCTACGTCAACCTCTGCCAGGGCGAAGGCTACAAGCTCGGACGTGATCTGCACGTCTCGAGCAACGGAAACCTCATCCAGCTAGTCGATTGA
- a CDS encoding 30S ribosomal protein S13 — protein sequence MSEEEPQEQEEDEDLQYFVRIGQTDLDGTKSVERSLSELNGVGRRTARIIAEEAEVDRTATFGRLDEDVIDEVVEVVENYADEVPDWLANRQNDFYTGETTHEIGNDLQLTRQQDINRMKMIDSYKGVRHKRGQKVRGQRTKSTGRTEGTIGVNVEEIREEQAEEAAAEEDDE from the coding sequence ATGAGCGAGGAAGAACCACAAGAACAAGAAGAGGATGAAGACCTTCAGTACTTCGTCCGCATCGGTCAGACCGACCTCGACGGGACGAAATCCGTCGAACGGTCGCTGTCCGAACTGAACGGCGTCGGTCGTCGGACCGCGCGTATCATCGCGGAGGAAGCTGAAGTCGACCGCACCGCAACCTTCGGTCGACTGGACGAAGACGTCATCGACGAGGTCGTCGAGGTCGTCGAGAACTACGCCGACGAAGTCCCTGACTGGCTCGCGAACCGCCAGAACGACTTCTACACCGGCGAAACCACTCACGAGATCGGTAACGACCTCCAGTTGACCCGACAGCAAGACATCAACCGGATGAAGATGATCGACTCCTACAAGGGCGTCCGCCACAAGCGCGGCCAGAAGGTTCGCGGACAGCGAACCAAGTCCACCGGTCGTACCGAGGGGACGATCGGCGTCAACGTCGAGGAGATCCGGGAAGAACAGGCGGAGGAAGCCGCCGCCGAGGAGGATGACGAATAA
- a CDS encoding 30S ribosomal protein S11: MADDDKWGVAHVHASFNNTIMTVTDLTGAETIAKSSGGTAVKQNRDEASPYAAMQMAEGVAEEVKAAGITGLHVRVRGPGGNLQKSPGPGAQATIRALARSGIEIGRIEDVTPIPHDGSRAPKGKGGY, encoded by the coding sequence ATGGCAGACGACGATAAATGGGGCGTTGCCCACGTACACGCATCGTTCAACAACACCATCATGACCGTGACAGACCTCACGGGCGCGGAGACGATCGCGAAGTCCTCCGGCGGGACCGCGGTCAAGCAAAACCGCGACGAAGCGTCTCCCTACGCCGCCATGCAGATGGCAGAAGGGGTAGCCGAAGAGGTCAAAGCAGCCGGCATCACAGGTCTTCACGTCCGCGTGCGCGGCCCCGGTGGCAACTTGCAGAAGTCACCCGGTCCCGGCGCCCAGGCGACGATTCGCGCGCTCGCCCGCTCCGGCATCGAGATCGGTCGCATCGAGGACGTCACGCCGATCCCACACGACGGATCGCGTGCCCCGAAAGGAAAGGGCGGATACTAG
- a CDS encoding 50S ribosomal protein L18e, with the protein MSSKTNPRLNDLIAELKSASRSADADVWRDIADRLEKPRRSHAEVNLGRIERYAREEETVVVPGKVLGSGALQKNVTVAAVDFSSSAETKIDQVGEPVPLEQVLEENPEGSDVRVIA; encoded by the coding sequence ATGAGTAGTAAAACCAATCCGAGGCTCAACGATCTTATCGCCGAGCTGAAGTCCGCCTCGCGAAGCGCGGACGCAGACGTCTGGCGTGATATCGCGGACCGTCTCGAGAAACCCCGTCGGAGTCACGCGGAAGTGAACCTGGGGCGCATCGAGCGGTACGCGCGAGAAGAAGAGACCGTCGTCGTTCCCGGCAAGGTGCTGGGTTCGGGCGCACTCCAGAAGAACGTCACCGTCGCCGCCGTCGACTTCTCGTCGTCGGCAGAGACGAAAATCGACCAGGTCGGCGAGCCAGTACCGCTCGAGCAAGTGCTCGAAGAGAACCCAGAAGGAAGCGACGTCCGGGTGATCGCATGA
- the rpsB gene encoding 30S ribosomal protein S2, protein MTDNDAQQEGLDAAEEEIDEEPAEGAGPAADPADDVEPADEQSADADEPAEAEPDEDAGPTLDDDVMSDEEADLLIPVEDYLGAGVHIGTQQKTADMERFIHRVRTDGLYVLDVSKTDGRIRTAADFLSNYDAEQILVTSSRQYGRFPAEKFAEAVGARARTGRFIPGTLTNPKYDGYIEPDVVVVTDPIGDAQAVKEAITVGIPVIAMCDSNNQTSNVDLVVPTNNKGRKALSVVYWLLANEVLDKRGAEPSYSLEDFESMV, encoded by the coding sequence ATGACTGACAACGACGCACAACAGGAAGGGCTCGACGCCGCCGAGGAGGAGATCGACGAGGAGCCGGCCGAAGGGGCCGGTCCCGCCGCCGATCCCGCCGACGACGTCGAGCCAGCAGACGAACAGTCCGCCGACGCCGACGAACCGGCCGAGGCCGAACCAGACGAGGACGCGGGACCGACCCTCGACGACGACGTGATGTCCGACGAGGAAGCGGACCTGCTCATCCCCGTCGAGGACTACCTCGGTGCCGGTGTCCATATCGGTACCCAGCAAAAGACCGCGGACATGGAGCGGTTCATCCACCGCGTCCGGACCGACGGCCTGTACGTCCTCGACGTCTCGAAGACCGACGGCCGCATTCGGACGGCCGCGGACTTCCTCTCGAACTACGACGCCGAGCAGATCCTGGTCACCTCGAGTCGCCAGTACGGTCGGTTCCCGGCGGAGAAGTTCGCCGAGGCCGTCGGCGCTCGAGCGCGAACGGGCCGATTCATCCCGGGGACGCTCACCAACCCGAAGTACGACGGCTACATCGAACCCGACGTCGTCGTCGTCACGGACCCGATCGGTGACGCCCAGGCCGTCAAAGAGGCCATCACCGTCGGGATTCCCGTCATCGCGATGTGTGACTCGAACAACCAGACCAGTAACGTCGACCTCGTCGTTCCGACGAACAACAAGGGTCGAAAGGCCCTCTCAGTCGTCTACTGGCTGCTCGCGAACGAAGTCCTCGACAAGCGCGGCGCCGAGCCGTCGTACTCACTCGAGGACTTCGAGAGTATGGTCTGA
- a CDS encoding 50S ribosomal protein L13: protein MSYAEFDADVVVDARDCILGRVASQVAQRALDGETVAVVNAEDAVITGDRDDVIDTYRTRTQLSSDQGPAYPRRPDMIFKRSIRGMLPHKKPRGREAFEGVRVYVGNPYENDDDREAEILEDTSLDRLSNIRFVHLHEVAEQLGANVTW from the coding sequence ATGAGCTACGCAGAGTTCGATGCGGACGTCGTCGTCGACGCTCGAGACTGCATCCTCGGTCGCGTGGCCAGCCAGGTCGCACAGCGCGCACTGGACGGCGAGACGGTCGCCGTGGTCAACGCCGAAGATGCGGTCATCACCGGCGACAGAGACGACGTTATCGACACCTACCGGACGCGAACGCAGCTCAGTTCCGATCAGGGGCCGGCATACCCACGCCGTCCCGACATGATTTTCAAGCGGTCCATCCGCGGGATGTTGCCGCACAAGAAACCACGCGGCCGCGAGGCGTTCGAAGGCGTCCGCGTCTACGTCGGCAACCCCTACGAGAACGACGACGACCGCGAGGCCGAGATCCTCGAGGACACGTCGCTCGATCGGCTCTCGAACATCCGTTTCGTTCACCTTCACGAAGTCGCAGAACAGTTAGGTGCTAACGTCACATGGTAA
- the mvk gene encoding mevalonate kinase, which yields MALSSAPGKVYLFGEHAVVYGEPAVPCAIEQRARVGVERRDDEKIRVNAEDLSLDGFTVEYGGRTEDEPDIDVSESLLAAATGYVDEAIAQVRAVTGEEDVGFDVTIESDIPLGAGLGSSAAVAVAAIDAGTRELGTTLEVEEIADRAFRTEYEVQDGQASRADTFCSATGGAVRVEGDDCRTIDAPDLPIVIGFDGGAGDTGQLVSDVRDLREEYEFAANTVESIGNIVRNGEQALADGDVEELGRLMNFNHGLLSALGVSSRSLDAMVWAARDADAYGAKLTGSGGGGCIVALDPSEATETALKFTPGCEDAFRAELADEGVCRLE from the coding sequence ATGGCACTCTCGAGCGCTCCCGGGAAGGTGTACCTCTTCGGGGAGCACGCGGTCGTCTACGGGGAGCCCGCAGTTCCCTGTGCGATCGAACAGCGCGCACGCGTCGGCGTCGAGCGCCGCGACGACGAGAAGATTCGAGTCAACGCGGAGGATCTCAGCCTCGACGGGTTTACCGTCGAGTACGGCGGACGGACCGAGGACGAACCTGATATCGACGTCTCCGAGTCGCTGCTGGCGGCCGCGACGGGCTACGTCGACGAAGCAATTGCGCAGGTCCGGGCCGTGACCGGCGAGGAGGACGTCGGCTTCGACGTCACCATCGAGAGCGATATCCCGCTCGGGGCGGGTCTGGGCTCCTCGGCCGCCGTCGCCGTCGCCGCGATCGACGCCGGAACGCGCGAACTCGGGACGACCCTCGAGGTCGAGGAGATCGCAGATCGCGCGTTCAGAACCGAGTACGAGGTTCAGGACGGACAGGCATCGAGAGCGGACACGTTCTGTTCGGCGACCGGCGGCGCGGTCAGGGTCGAGGGCGACGACTGCCGGACGATCGACGCGCCCGACCTGCCGATCGTGATCGGCTTCGACGGCGGCGCGGGCGACACCGGACAGCTCGTCTCAGACGTGCGCGACCTGCGCGAGGAGTACGAGTTCGCGGCGAACACCGTCGAATCGATCGGAAACATTGTCCGGAACGGCGAGCAGGCGCTGGCCGATGGAGACGTCGAAGAACTCGGTCGGTTGATGAACTTCAATCACGGTTTGCTCTCGGCGCTCGGCGTCTCGTCTCGGTCGCTCGACGCGATGGTCTGGGCGGCCCGGGACGCAGATGCATACGGCGCGAAACTGACGGGTTCGGGCGGCGGCGGCTGTATCGTCGCGCTCGACCCGAGCGAAGCGACCGAAACGGCGCTGAAGTTCACGCCCGGCTGTGAGGACGCGTTCCGGGCGGAACTCGCCGACGAAGGGGTGTGTCGGCTCGAATGA